The Falco peregrinus isolate bFalPer1 chromosome 9, bFalPer1.pri, whole genome shotgun sequence genome includes a window with the following:
- the ZDHHC5 gene encoding palmitoyltransferase ZDHHC5 isoform X3, with product MPAASGKRFKPSKYVPVSAAAIFLVGATTLFFAFTCPGLSLYISPVIPVYNAVVFLFVLANFSMATFMDPGIFPRAEEDEDKEDDFRAPLYKTVEIKGIQVRMKWCATCRFYRPPRCSHCSVCDNCVEEFDHHCPWVNNCIGRRNYRYFFLFLLSLTTHIMGVFGFGLLYVLYQVEELSGVRMAVTMVVMCVAGLFFIPVAGLTGFHVVLVARGRTTNEQVTGKFRGGVNPFTNGCCKNVSRVLCSSPAPRYLGRPKAEQTVLVRPPFLRPEVSDGQITVKIMDNGIQTELKRTKSKGSLEVTESQSADAEPPPPPKPDLSRYTGLRTHLTLATNEDSSLLGKDSPPTPTMYKYRPGYSSSSSSAALPHSTSAKLSRVNSLKEPNSICESSRKPSYRSEPSLEPESFRSPTFGKSFHFDPLSSGSRSSSLKSAQGTGFEMGHLQSIRSEGTTSTSYKSLVNQTRNGSLSYDSLLTPSDSPDFESVQAGPEPDPPVGYTSPFLSARIAQQRETDLHGRFASAVSPKHAPPREPSPVRYDNLSRHIVASIQEREKLLQQPPAPGREEDVGLVDSGIQSTPGSSNAPRTSSSSDDSKRSPLGKNPLTRPAPPRFGKPEPPHALRVRSLGSPDQPAAPHLGKSVSYSSQKPASQASVPETEEVALQPLLAPKDEVQMRTAYSKSNGQPKSLGSAPPGPGQVPLSSPTRGGVKKVSGVGGTTYEISV from the exons ATGCCAGCAGCATCTGGAAAGAGATTCAAACCCAGCAAATACGTCCCGGTCTCAGCTGCTGCCATCTTCCTAGTGGGAGCCACCACCCTCTTCTTTGCCTTCAC GTGCCCGGGGCTCAGTCTGTACATCTCCCCAGTCATTCCTGTCTACAATGCTGTCGTCTTCCTCTTTGTGCTGGCCAACTTCAGCATGGCCACCTTCATGGACCCAGGCATATTCCCACGAG CTGAGGAGGACGAGGACAAGGAGGATGATTTCCGAGCTCCGCTCTACAAGACGGTGGAGATCAAGGGCATTCAGGTGCGCATGAAATGGTGTGCAACCTGCCGCTTCTACCGGCCGCCACGGTGCTCCCACTGCAGCGTCTGTGACAACTGTGTGGAG GAGTTCGACCATCACTGTCCCTGGGTCAACAACTGCATCGGGCGGCGCAATTACCGttacttcttcctcttcttgctgTCGCTCACCACGCACATCATGGGAGTGTTTGGCTTCGGCCTGCTCTATGTCCTCTACCAGGTGGAGGAGCTCTCTGGCGTCCGCATGGCGGTCAC CATGGTGGTGATGTGCGTGGCCGGCCTGTTCTTCATTCCCGTCGCTGGCCTTACGGGGTTCCACGTGGTGCTCGTGGCGAGGGGCCGTACTACCAACGAACAG GTGACGGGCAAGTTCCGTGGTGGTGTCAACCCCTTCACCAACGGTTGCTGTAAGAATGTCAGCCGGGTCCTCTGCAGCTCCCCGGCCCCCAG GTACCTCGGGCGCCCGAAGGCTGAGCAGACGGtgctggtgagacccccctTCTTGCGGCCCGAGGTGTCAGACGGTCAGATCACTGTCAAGATCATGGACAACGGTATCCAGACAGAGCTGAAGAGGACGAAG TCCAAAGGAAGCCTGGAGGTGACAGAGAGCCAGTCTGCTGACGCCGAGCCGCCACCCCCACCTAAGCCAGACCTCAGCCGCTACACGGGCCTGAGGACACACTTAACCCTGGCCACCAACGAGG acagcagcTTGCTAGGCAAGGACAGCCCCCCTACTCCCACCATGTACAAGTACCGGCCtggctacagcagcagcagcagctcagcagctttgcCCCACTCCACCAGTGCCAAG CTGAGCCGCGTGAATAGCCTGAAGGAGCCCAACTCCATCTGTGAGAGCAGCCGCAAGCCCAGCTACCGCTCAGAGCCCAGCCTGGAGCCCGAGAGCTTCCGCTCACCCACCTTCGGCAAGAGCTTTCACTTCGACCCGCTCTCCAGCGGCTCCCGCTCCTCCAGCCTCAAGTCGGCCCAGGGCACGGGCTTTGAGATGGGCCACCTCCAGTCCATCCGCTCAGAGGGCACCACTTCCACCTCCTACAAGAGCCTAGTGAACCAGACGCGCAATGGCAGCCTGTCGTATGACAGCCTGCTCACGCCCTCCGACAGCCCTGACTTTGAGTCGGTGCAGGCAGGCCCAGAGCCCGACCCGCCGGTGGGCTACACCTCGCCCTTCCTCTCAGCCCGCATCGCCCAGCAGAGAGAGACCGACCTCCATGGCCGCTTCGCCAGCGCCGTCTCCCCCAAGCACGCGCCGCCCCGCGAGCCCTCGCCCGTGCGCTATGACAATCTCTCCCGCCACATCGTGGCCTCCATTCAGGAGcgggagaagctgctgcagcagccaccggcaccaggcagggaggaggacgTGGGGCTGGTGGACTCGGGCATCCAGTCGACACCAGGCTCCAGCAACGCCCCCCGCACCAGCTCTTCCTCGGACGATTCGAAGCGCTCGCCCCTGGGCAAGAATCCGCTCACCCGCCCGGCCCCACCCCGCTTTGGCAAGCCCGAGCCCCCCCACGCGCTCCGAGTGCGCTCCCTGGGCTCCCCTGAccagcccgccgccccccaccTGGGAAAATCCGTGTCTTACAGCAGCCAAAAACCAGCGTCTCAGGCCAGCGTCCCCGAGACGGAGGAGGTGGCCTTGCAGCCCTTACTGGCACCAAA GGACGAGGTGCAGATGAGAACAGCCTACAGCAAGTCCAATGGGCAGCCCAAGAGCCTGGGCTCGGCCCCCCCGGGCCCGGGGCAGGTGCCCCTCAGTAGCCCCACTCGTGGGGGAGTCAAGAAGGTCTCCGGCGTGGGGGGGACCACCTACGAGATCTCAGTATGA
- the ZDHHC5 gene encoding palmitoyltransferase ZDHHC5 isoform X2, with the protein MPAASGKRFKPSKYVPVSAAAIFLVGATTLFFAFTCPGLSLYISPVIPVYNAVVFLFVLANFSMATFMDPGIFPRAEEDEDKEDDFRAPLYKTVEIKGIQVRMKWCATCRFYRPPRCSHCSVCDNCVEEFDHHCPWVNNCIGRRNYRYFFLFLLSLTTHIMGVFGFGLLYVLYQVEELSGVRMAVTMVVMCVAGLFFIPVAGLTGFHVVLVARGRTTNEQVTGKFRGGVNPFTNGCCKNVSRVLCSSPAPRYLGRPKAEQTVLVRPPFLRPEVSDGQITVKIMDNGIQTELKRTKVRKSKGSLEVTESQSADAEPPPPPKPDLSRYTGLRTHLTLATNEDSSLLGKDSPPTPTMYKYRPGYSSSSSSAALPHSTSAKLSRVNSLKEPNSICESSRKPSYRSEPSLEPESFRSPTFGKSFHFDPLSSGSRSSSLKSAQGTGFEMGHLQSIRSEGTTSTSYKSLVNQTRNGSLSYDSLLTPSDSPDFESVQAGPEPDPPVGYTSPFLSARIAQQRETDLHGRFASAVSPKHAPPREPSPVRYDNLSRHIVASIQEREKLLQQPPAPGREEDVGLVDSGIQSTPGSSNAPRTSSSSDDSKRSPLGKNPLTRPAPPRFGKPEPPHALRVRSLGSPDQPAAPHLGKSVSYSSQKPASQASVPETEEVALQPLLAPKDEVQMRTAYSKSNGQPKSLGSAPPGPGQVPLSSPTRGGVKKVSGVGGTTYEISV; encoded by the exons ATGCCAGCAGCATCTGGAAAGAGATTCAAACCCAGCAAATACGTCCCGGTCTCAGCTGCTGCCATCTTCCTAGTGGGAGCCACCACCCTCTTCTTTGCCTTCAC GTGCCCGGGGCTCAGTCTGTACATCTCCCCAGTCATTCCTGTCTACAATGCTGTCGTCTTCCTCTTTGTGCTGGCCAACTTCAGCATGGCCACCTTCATGGACCCAGGCATATTCCCACGAG CTGAGGAGGACGAGGACAAGGAGGATGATTTCCGAGCTCCGCTCTACAAGACGGTGGAGATCAAGGGCATTCAGGTGCGCATGAAATGGTGTGCAACCTGCCGCTTCTACCGGCCGCCACGGTGCTCCCACTGCAGCGTCTGTGACAACTGTGTGGAG GAGTTCGACCATCACTGTCCCTGGGTCAACAACTGCATCGGGCGGCGCAATTACCGttacttcttcctcttcttgctgTCGCTCACCACGCACATCATGGGAGTGTTTGGCTTCGGCCTGCTCTATGTCCTCTACCAGGTGGAGGAGCTCTCTGGCGTCCGCATGGCGGTCAC CATGGTGGTGATGTGCGTGGCCGGCCTGTTCTTCATTCCCGTCGCTGGCCTTACGGGGTTCCACGTGGTGCTCGTGGCGAGGGGCCGTACTACCAACGAACAG GTGACGGGCAAGTTCCGTGGTGGTGTCAACCCCTTCACCAACGGTTGCTGTAAGAATGTCAGCCGGGTCCTCTGCAGCTCCCCGGCCCCCAG GTACCTCGGGCGCCCGAAGGCTGAGCAGACGGtgctggtgagacccccctTCTTGCGGCCCGAGGTGTCAGACGGTCAGATCACTGTCAAGATCATGGACAACGGTATCCAGACAGAGCTGAAGAGGACGAAGGTGAGGAAG TCCAAAGGAAGCCTGGAGGTGACAGAGAGCCAGTCTGCTGACGCCGAGCCGCCACCCCCACCTAAGCCAGACCTCAGCCGCTACACGGGCCTGAGGACACACTTAACCCTGGCCACCAACGAGG acagcagcTTGCTAGGCAAGGACAGCCCCCCTACTCCCACCATGTACAAGTACCGGCCtggctacagcagcagcagcagctcagcagctttgcCCCACTCCACCAGTGCCAAG CTGAGCCGCGTGAATAGCCTGAAGGAGCCCAACTCCATCTGTGAGAGCAGCCGCAAGCCCAGCTACCGCTCAGAGCCCAGCCTGGAGCCCGAGAGCTTCCGCTCACCCACCTTCGGCAAGAGCTTTCACTTCGACCCGCTCTCCAGCGGCTCCCGCTCCTCCAGCCTCAAGTCGGCCCAGGGCACGGGCTTTGAGATGGGCCACCTCCAGTCCATCCGCTCAGAGGGCACCACTTCCACCTCCTACAAGAGCCTAGTGAACCAGACGCGCAATGGCAGCCTGTCGTATGACAGCCTGCTCACGCCCTCCGACAGCCCTGACTTTGAGTCGGTGCAGGCAGGCCCAGAGCCCGACCCGCCGGTGGGCTACACCTCGCCCTTCCTCTCAGCCCGCATCGCCCAGCAGAGAGAGACCGACCTCCATGGCCGCTTCGCCAGCGCCGTCTCCCCCAAGCACGCGCCGCCCCGCGAGCCCTCGCCCGTGCGCTATGACAATCTCTCCCGCCACATCGTGGCCTCCATTCAGGAGcgggagaagctgctgcagcagccaccggcaccaggcagggaggaggacgTGGGGCTGGTGGACTCGGGCATCCAGTCGACACCAGGCTCCAGCAACGCCCCCCGCACCAGCTCTTCCTCGGACGATTCGAAGCGCTCGCCCCTGGGCAAGAATCCGCTCACCCGCCCGGCCCCACCCCGCTTTGGCAAGCCCGAGCCCCCCCACGCGCTCCGAGTGCGCTCCCTGGGCTCCCCTGAccagcccgccgccccccaccTGGGAAAATCCGTGTCTTACAGCAGCCAAAAACCAGCGTCTCAGGCCAGCGTCCCCGAGACGGAGGAGGTGGCCTTGCAGCCCTTACTGGCACCAAA GGACGAGGTGCAGATGAGAACAGCCTACAGCAAGTCCAATGGGCAGCCCAAGAGCCTGGGCTCGGCCCCCCCGGGCCCGGGGCAGGTGCCCCTCAGTAGCCCCACTCGTGGGGGAGTCAAGAAGGTCTCCGGCGTGGGGGGGACCACCTACGAGATCTCAGTATGA
- the ZDHHC5 gene encoding palmitoyltransferase ZDHHC5 isoform X1, producing MPAASGKRFKPSKYVPVSAAAIFLVGATTLFFAFTCPGLSLYISPVIPVYNAVVFLFVLANFSMATFMDPGIFPRAEEDEDKEDDFRAPLYKTVEIKGIQVRMKWCATCRFYRPPRCSHCSVCDNCVEEFDHHCPWVNNCIGRRNYRYFFLFLLSLTTHIMGVFGFGLLYVLYQVEELSGVRMAVTMVVMCVAGLFFIPVAGLTGFHVVLVARGRTTNEQVTGKFRGGVNPFTNGCCKNVSRVLCSSPAPRYLGRPKAEQTVLVRPPFLRPEVSDGQITVKIMDNGIQTELKRTKVRKVGISAPCVGAFHGAQGCKPASVSKEPSEPCHVPHPPPCHLVLCPQGTETMSLPCGSDHMRLCTLRCLSSSFPSPLQHPLELPAPQHLPAPEAHAAFKRSSKGSLEVTESQSADAEPPPPPKPDLSRYTGLRTHLTLATNEDSSLLGKDSPPTPTMYKYRPGYSSSSSSAALPHSTSAKLSRVNSLKEPNSICESSRKPSYRSEPSLEPESFRSPTFGKSFHFDPLSSGSRSSSLKSAQGTGFEMGHLQSIRSEGTTSTSYKSLVNQTRNGSLSYDSLLTPSDSPDFESVQAGPEPDPPVGYTSPFLSARIAQQRETDLHGRFASAVSPKHAPPREPSPVRYDNLSRHIVASIQEREKLLQQPPAPGREEDVGLVDSGIQSTPGSSNAPRTSSSSDDSKRSPLGKNPLTRPAPPRFGKPEPPHALRVRSLGSPDQPAAPHLGKSVSYSSQKPASQASVPETEEVALQPLLAPKDEVQMRTAYSKSNGQPKSLGSAPPGPGQVPLSSPTRGGVKKVSGVGGTTYEISV from the exons ATGCCAGCAGCATCTGGAAAGAGATTCAAACCCAGCAAATACGTCCCGGTCTCAGCTGCTGCCATCTTCCTAGTGGGAGCCACCACCCTCTTCTTTGCCTTCAC GTGCCCGGGGCTCAGTCTGTACATCTCCCCAGTCATTCCTGTCTACAATGCTGTCGTCTTCCTCTTTGTGCTGGCCAACTTCAGCATGGCCACCTTCATGGACCCAGGCATATTCCCACGAG CTGAGGAGGACGAGGACAAGGAGGATGATTTCCGAGCTCCGCTCTACAAGACGGTGGAGATCAAGGGCATTCAGGTGCGCATGAAATGGTGTGCAACCTGCCGCTTCTACCGGCCGCCACGGTGCTCCCACTGCAGCGTCTGTGACAACTGTGTGGAG GAGTTCGACCATCACTGTCCCTGGGTCAACAACTGCATCGGGCGGCGCAATTACCGttacttcttcctcttcttgctgTCGCTCACCACGCACATCATGGGAGTGTTTGGCTTCGGCCTGCTCTATGTCCTCTACCAGGTGGAGGAGCTCTCTGGCGTCCGCATGGCGGTCAC CATGGTGGTGATGTGCGTGGCCGGCCTGTTCTTCATTCCCGTCGCTGGCCTTACGGGGTTCCACGTGGTGCTCGTGGCGAGGGGCCGTACTACCAACGAACAG GTGACGGGCAAGTTCCGTGGTGGTGTCAACCCCTTCACCAACGGTTGCTGTAAGAATGTCAGCCGGGTCCTCTGCAGCTCCCCGGCCCCCAG GTACCTCGGGCGCCCGAAGGCTGAGCAGACGGtgctggtgagacccccctTCTTGCGGCCCGAGGTGTCAGACGGTCAGATCACTGTCAAGATCATGGACAACGGTATCCAGACAGAGCTGAAGAGGACGAAGGTGAGGAAGGTGGGGATTAGTGCTCCCTGCGTTGGGGCATTCCACGGAGCCCAGGGGTGCAAGCCTGCATCCGTGAGTAAAGAACCGAGTGAGCCTTGTCACGTTCCCCATCCCCCTCCGTGTCATCTTGTTCTGTGTCCCCAAGGGACAGAAACCATGTCCCTCCCATGCGGCAGCGACCACATGAGGCTTTGCACCCTCCGTTGCCTTTCCtcatcctttccttcccccttgcAGCATCCTTTggagctccctgctcctcagcacCTCCCAGCACCCGAGGCACATGCCGCCTTCAAGCGCTCA TCCAAAGGAAGCCTGGAGGTGACAGAGAGCCAGTCTGCTGACGCCGAGCCGCCACCCCCACCTAAGCCAGACCTCAGCCGCTACACGGGCCTGAGGACACACTTAACCCTGGCCACCAACGAGG acagcagcTTGCTAGGCAAGGACAGCCCCCCTACTCCCACCATGTACAAGTACCGGCCtggctacagcagcagcagcagctcagcagctttgcCCCACTCCACCAGTGCCAAG CTGAGCCGCGTGAATAGCCTGAAGGAGCCCAACTCCATCTGTGAGAGCAGCCGCAAGCCCAGCTACCGCTCAGAGCCCAGCCTGGAGCCCGAGAGCTTCCGCTCACCCACCTTCGGCAAGAGCTTTCACTTCGACCCGCTCTCCAGCGGCTCCCGCTCCTCCAGCCTCAAGTCGGCCCAGGGCACGGGCTTTGAGATGGGCCACCTCCAGTCCATCCGCTCAGAGGGCACCACTTCCACCTCCTACAAGAGCCTAGTGAACCAGACGCGCAATGGCAGCCTGTCGTATGACAGCCTGCTCACGCCCTCCGACAGCCCTGACTTTGAGTCGGTGCAGGCAGGCCCAGAGCCCGACCCGCCGGTGGGCTACACCTCGCCCTTCCTCTCAGCCCGCATCGCCCAGCAGAGAGAGACCGACCTCCATGGCCGCTTCGCCAGCGCCGTCTCCCCCAAGCACGCGCCGCCCCGCGAGCCCTCGCCCGTGCGCTATGACAATCTCTCCCGCCACATCGTGGCCTCCATTCAGGAGcgggagaagctgctgcagcagccaccggcaccaggcagggaggaggacgTGGGGCTGGTGGACTCGGGCATCCAGTCGACACCAGGCTCCAGCAACGCCCCCCGCACCAGCTCTTCCTCGGACGATTCGAAGCGCTCGCCCCTGGGCAAGAATCCGCTCACCCGCCCGGCCCCACCCCGCTTTGGCAAGCCCGAGCCCCCCCACGCGCTCCGAGTGCGCTCCCTGGGCTCCCCTGAccagcccgccgccccccaccTGGGAAAATCCGTGTCTTACAGCAGCCAAAAACCAGCGTCTCAGGCCAGCGTCCCCGAGACGGAGGAGGTGGCCTTGCAGCCCTTACTGGCACCAAA GGACGAGGTGCAGATGAGAACAGCCTACAGCAAGTCCAATGGGCAGCCCAAGAGCCTGGGCTCGGCCCCCCCGGGCCCGGGGCAGGTGCCCCTCAGTAGCCCCACTCGTGGGGGAGTCAAGAAGGTCTCCGGCGTGGGGGGGACCACCTACGAGATCTCAGTATGA